The Vulpes vulpes isolate BD-2025 chromosome 8, VulVul3, whole genome shotgun sequence genome has a window encoding:
- the MFSD2B gene encoding sphingosine-1-phosphate transporter MFSD2B isoform X2 yields MAASAGAPGAPAVEEARPAERSSDSRAGQLSFCTKVCYGIGGMPNQVASSATAFYLQLFLLDVAQIPAAQVSLVLFGGKVSGAAADPVAGFFINRSSRTGSGRLMPWVLGCTPFIAGAYFLLWFLPPFSSLRGLWYSAFYCLFQALATSLQVPYAALTMRLTPCPRERDSATAYRMTMEMAGTLMGAAVHGLLVSGAHRPHPCEDAAPPGPLAVSADATRLYSIAAAVVAMMYPVCSGLLCLGVKERPDSSAPASGQGLSFLAGLGLTVRHPPYLKLVISFLFISAAIQVEQSYLVLFCTHASRLHDHVQGVVLTILVSAVLSTPLWEWVLQRFGKKTSAFGICVMVPFAILLAAVPTAPVAYVVAFVSGLSIAVSLLLPWSMLPDVVDDFQLQHQHGPGLETIFYSSYVFFTKLSGAGALGISTLSLEFAGYKAGACKQAEQVVVTLKVLIGAVPTCMILTGLCILMAGPAPKVPSQDPSRRLSLQRRTSYSLA; encoded by the exons ATGGCCGCGTCCGCTGGGGCGCCCGGGGCCCCGGCCGTCGAGGAGGCGCGCCCGGCGGAGCGCAGCTCG GACAGCAGAGCTGGCCAGCTCTCATTCTGTACCAAGGTGTGCTATGGCATCGGTGGGATGCCCAACCAGGTGGCCTCCAGCGCCACGGCCTTTTACCTTCAACTCTTCCTGCTTGATGTGGCACAG ATCCctgctgcccaggtgtcccttgtcCTGTTTGGAGGGAAGGTGTCTGGGGCAGCCGCCGACCCTGTGGCTGGGTTCTTCATCAACCGAAGCAGTAGGACAGGGTCTGGACGACTCATGCCCTG GGTGCTGGGCTGCACGCCCTTCATCGCCGGGGCCTACTTCCTCCTGTGGTTCCTGCCGCCCTTCAGCAGCCTGCGGGGCCTCTGGTACTCGGCCTTCTACTGCCTGTTCCAGGCCCTGGCCACG TCCCTGCAGGTGCCGTACGCGGCGCTCACCATGCGGCTGACCCCCTGCCCGAGGGAGCGGGACTCGGCCACCGCGTACC GGATGACCATGGAGATGGCGGGGACGCTGATGGGGGCGGCCGTCCACGGCCTGCTGGTGTCCGGCGCCCACCGGCCGCACCCGTGCGAGGACGCGGCGCCCCCCGGGCCGCTCGCCGTCTCCGCGGACGCG ACTCGTCTCTACTCCATTGCAGCCGCCGTGGTTGCTATGATGTACCCTGTGTGCAGTGGTTTGCTCTGCCTCGGGGTGAAGGAGCGACCAG ACTCCTCTGCCCCAGCCTCGGGCCAAGGCCTGAGCTTCCTGGCTGGGCTGGGCCTCACTGTCCGGCACCCGCCCTACCTGAAGCTGGTGATCTCCTTCCTGTTCATCTCAGCAGCCATTCAG GTGGAGCAGAGCTACCTGGTCCTGTTCTGTACACATGCCTCTAGGCTGCATGATCACGTCCAGGGCGTGGTGCTAACCATCCTG GTCTCGGCTGTGCTGAGCACCCCGCTGTGGGAGTGGGTTCTACAGCGATTTGGGAAAAAGACGTCGGCCTTCGGGATCTGT GTGATGGTGCCTTTTGCAATCCTCTTGGCTGCTGTACCCACAGCACCAGTGGCATATGTGGTGGCCTTTGTATCTGGCCTGAGCATTGCTGTGTCCTTGCTGCTACCCTG GTCCATGCTTCCAGATGTGGTGGATGACTTCCAGCTGCAGCACCAGCACGGCCCAGGCCTGGAGACCATCTTCTACTCCTCCTATGTCTTCTTCACCAAGCTTTCTGGCGCAGGTGCCCTGGGCATCTCCACGCTCAGCCTGGA GTTTGCAGGGTACAAGGCAGGAGCCTGCAAGCAGGCGGAACAGGTGGTGGTGACCCTCAAGGTCCTCATCGGTGCCGTGCCCACCTGCATGATCCTCACCGGTCTGTGCATCCTCATGGCTGGCCCGGCCCCAAAGGTGCCCAGCCAGGACCCCTCGCGTCGGCTGAGCCTTCAGAG GAGGACCAGCTACAGCCTCGCTTGA
- the MFSD2B gene encoding sphingosine-1-phosphate transporter MFSD2B isoform X1 has translation MLVEAQEGAGNCCVSVQVGGLAPVSPPQDSRAGQLSFCTKVCYGIGGMPNQVASSATAFYLQLFLLDVAQIPAAQVSLVLFGGKVSGAAADPVAGFFINRSSRTGSGRLMPWVLGCTPFIAGAYFLLWFLPPFSSLRGLWYSAFYCLFQALATSLQVPYAALTMRLTPCPRERDSATAYRMTMEMAGTLMGAAVHGLLVSGAHRPHPCEDAAPPGPLAVSADATRLYSIAAAVVAMMYPVCSGLLCLGVKERPDSSAPASGQGLSFLAGLGLTVRHPPYLKLVISFLFISAAIQVEQSYLVLFCTHASRLHDHVQGVVLTILVSAVLSTPLWEWVLQRFGKKTSAFGICVMVPFAILLAAVPTAPVAYVVAFVSGLSIAVSLLLPWSMLPDVVDDFQLQHQHGPGLETIFYSSYVFFTKLSGAGALGISTLSLEFAGYKAGACKQAEQVVVTLKVLIGAVPTCMILTGLCILMAGPAPKVPSQDPSRRLSLQRRTSYSLA, from the exons ATGCTTGTAGAGGCTCAGGAGGGTGCAGGGAACTGTTGTGTGTCTGTGCAGGTGGGGGGCTTAGCTCCTGTGTCTCCCCCCCAGGACAGCAGAGCTGGCCAGCTCTCATTCTGTACCAAGGTGTGCTATGGCATCGGTGGGATGCCCAACCAGGTGGCCTCCAGCGCCACGGCCTTTTACCTTCAACTCTTCCTGCTTGATGTGGCACAG ATCCctgctgcccaggtgtcccttgtcCTGTTTGGAGGGAAGGTGTCTGGGGCAGCCGCCGACCCTGTGGCTGGGTTCTTCATCAACCGAAGCAGTAGGACAGGGTCTGGACGACTCATGCCCTG GGTGCTGGGCTGCACGCCCTTCATCGCCGGGGCCTACTTCCTCCTGTGGTTCCTGCCGCCCTTCAGCAGCCTGCGGGGCCTCTGGTACTCGGCCTTCTACTGCCTGTTCCAGGCCCTGGCCACG TCCCTGCAGGTGCCGTACGCGGCGCTCACCATGCGGCTGACCCCCTGCCCGAGGGAGCGGGACTCGGCCACCGCGTACC GGATGACCATGGAGATGGCGGGGACGCTGATGGGGGCGGCCGTCCACGGCCTGCTGGTGTCCGGCGCCCACCGGCCGCACCCGTGCGAGGACGCGGCGCCCCCCGGGCCGCTCGCCGTCTCCGCGGACGCG ACTCGTCTCTACTCCATTGCAGCCGCCGTGGTTGCTATGATGTACCCTGTGTGCAGTGGTTTGCTCTGCCTCGGGGTGAAGGAGCGACCAG ACTCCTCTGCCCCAGCCTCGGGCCAAGGCCTGAGCTTCCTGGCTGGGCTGGGCCTCACTGTCCGGCACCCGCCCTACCTGAAGCTGGTGATCTCCTTCCTGTTCATCTCAGCAGCCATTCAG GTGGAGCAGAGCTACCTGGTCCTGTTCTGTACACATGCCTCTAGGCTGCATGATCACGTCCAGGGCGTGGTGCTAACCATCCTG GTCTCGGCTGTGCTGAGCACCCCGCTGTGGGAGTGGGTTCTACAGCGATTTGGGAAAAAGACGTCGGCCTTCGGGATCTGT GTGATGGTGCCTTTTGCAATCCTCTTGGCTGCTGTACCCACAGCACCAGTGGCATATGTGGTGGCCTTTGTATCTGGCCTGAGCATTGCTGTGTCCTTGCTGCTACCCTG GTCCATGCTTCCAGATGTGGTGGATGACTTCCAGCTGCAGCACCAGCACGGCCCAGGCCTGGAGACCATCTTCTACTCCTCCTATGTCTTCTTCACCAAGCTTTCTGGCGCAGGTGCCCTGGGCATCTCCACGCTCAGCCTGGA GTTTGCAGGGTACAAGGCAGGAGCCTGCAAGCAGGCGGAACAGGTGGTGGTGACCCTCAAGGTCCTCATCGGTGCCGTGCCCACCTGCATGATCCTCACCGGTCTGTGCATCCTCATGGCTGGCCCGGCCCCAAAGGTGCCCAGCCAGGACCCCTCGCGTCGGCTGAGCCTTCAGAG GAGGACCAGCTACAGCCTCGCTTGA